The nucleotide window CCGTAAAGGATTTATTACTTCCTACCTTTTTTGTTTACTTCGGTACCTCGGTAGAACTTGGGGAAGGTGTTCCTATGATTGGGCTGCTTTTTACTTTGCTCGGTTGGACACTAATTGCAAAGGTATTAGTAGGAATAATAGGGGGACGCTGGTATGGATTAAAAAAGAGGACTTCTTTACGAGCTGGGCTTTCATTGACAGCAAGAGGAGAGTTTTCTGTAGTTATTGCTGCAATAGCTACGGGAACAATAAAAATATTTGGAGGAATTTATATCGTTTTAGCAGCCTTTTTGGGGATGATTTTGTTTGAAAGAGCACCTGCTATTACGAACAGGATTTATGGCAAACCAAAGAAAAAGAAAAAGTCCATTCAAGTTCCAGGAAATGAATCGCTTTAAAGGCATGGAGAAAACTCTATGTATTCTAGCTTCGGTGAAAAAAGCTTCATCAAGTAATCTTCGAAGTTTTTGCCCCGATTCATCCAGGAAGGAAAGCTATATAGTACTTCTTCGCAGATACAAGTGATTTTCTTGTTTCAAGGGGCACTCGTTCTTTTTCTGTGAAAATGAAATGGGCGAGTATATTGTGTGAATTTAGAAATGCTTGATCTAATTGATGAATTTAAAAGAATCACAACCTTTATCAAAATGGAAAAATAGACAAAAATAAATACCCCAGTATTAAATTAATTTTCATGCTGGGGTTTAAGTGTGAAATTATGTAGTTTCTTATTTAAAATAACTTTTTTCTAAATCTCCTATTTCTTTTAATGCACGATTGCGAAAGTCAGCATTTTCTATTTTCAGAAGCTTTTCCTTCAGTTTATCCACTGCTTTTCTTAAGGATTCTTGAAAATCCGGAATCTCTTCTTCATAAGAATGAACGGCATTTTTAGGAACATTCATTTTTTCGCGGAATGCCAATGCTCTTCTTTGATGAAACAAAACTCCTTCTGATTCAAGTGGGTGATGTAAGTCCCCTTGTTGAGGGTGCTTATGAACGGCAAGGACTTCTACTAAATATCTTTCCCCCCTATCTTCTACTACTTTTCCAATATAAATTCCGCTATTATAGTGCGCTTTGACAGACTGTCCTACAGAAATAGTCATGGTATCCCTCCTAATCTCTATTTTACAGAATCATCTCACATAATCAATCACAATATTTCTGTACAAAAAAGAGATTTGATATACTACAATTATCAGAAAGGGTGAATAGAACTATGATGGAATTTTTATATTTTCCTGAGGATAAAACTGAATATATTCCTGCGTTTATTATGTTGCTTTTATTTACTGCTATGGCGATAGTTACTATGTATTGGATTCGTAAAACGTCTAGAAAAGAGCAAAATGAAATAGAAAAAAGATACTATAGAAATGATGATGACCCGAAATCATAATTTTAAATTATGTAAACAATAGTTATGTTTTTATTATAATGGGTCACACTAAAAGGTAGTATAGGCAGAAAGGAAGGATTATATGGTGCGTCTCATCGCTCCTTTTCTGTTTGGAGCTATTCTTTTAGCCGGTTGTAATACAAATCAACGATCTATTGCTGATGTGGAGTTATATAACCCTTCAGGAGATCTGTTAGGAACAGCAAAACTAAAAGAGAATCCTGATGGAGTAGAATTTGATATAACCGTTGAAGGGCTTGAGCCTGGATACCACGGCATTCATGTTCATGAGTACCCGGAATGTGAGCCACCTGATTTTAAAAGTGCTGGAAGTCATTGGGATCCTGATAATAAGCAGCATGGACTGATGCATCCAGAAGGTGCTCATAAAGGGGACCTTCCTAACATAGAAGCAGATGGTGCTGGTAAGGCAAAAGCAACCCTTATGCTTCCTGGTGCCACTTTAAAGGATGATCGCTATTCTTTATATAAAAATGGAGGTACTAGCTTAGTTATTCATGAGCTTCAAGATAACGGCGTTACCCAACCGGCAGGGGACTCTGGGAATCGAGTCGCTTGTGGAAAAATCTCCTTAACTAAAGATGAAAAGAATCCTCCTAGTGATCCCACAGAGGGGGATAAGGAAGAAGTAGAGTAGCCAGTGGAAAATCCACTGGCTACTCTTTTGCCACGTACTTATCAAGTGCCTTCAGAATTCGTCTAGTTCCTTCTTTTACATTTTCAGTTGTAGTAGCAATATTCATTCTCATGAATCCTTCCCCATTTACCCCAAAGGATTTTCCATTATTAAAACCGACCTTAGCTTTTTCTTGCAGGAAGAGTTTAAGTTCTTCATCATCCATTTGTAATCCTCTAAAATCTAACCAAAGGAGATAAGTGCCTTCTGATTGTATTAACTTAACAAATTCATTGTATGGTTGAATCATATCTTCTACTATCTTTTTATTTTCTTCAATGATTAATATCAGCTCTTCAAGCCATTTTTCCCCTTTTAAATAGGCGCTCTCCATTCCGGTAATACCCATGGTATTCAACATTCCTAATCCGAATTTCCCAAAGAAGTTTTTCACTTTTGTTCTGATTTCAGAATTTGGTGTTACAAGGTAAGAGACTTGCAGCCCAGCTAAATTAAAAGTTTTCGTTGGAGCATAGCAGGAAATTGTGATATTTGCTAAATCCTTGGAAAGGGAGGCTATAGGAACATGTTGGTGGCTCCTATAAATTATATCAGCGTGAATCTCATCCGAAACAATAAATACATTATATTGGAGGCACAATTGTCCGAGTTTATTTAGTTCATCATATGTCCAGACTCTACCTACAGGATTGTGTGGATTACACAAAATAAAGAGTGATACACCTTTTTTAAATTCCTCTTCAATATGGTCATAATCCATCTCATAGCGCCCATCTTCTAACACAAGGGGATTTTCAACTAGAGTTCTATTGTGTTTTTCTACCACATCAAAGAAAGGCGGGTATACTGGAGGTTGAATCATTATGCGATCTTTCTCATTCGTTAAGGATTCTACGATCATATGTAAAGAAGGTACAACCCCTGGACTATAAGTTATCCAATCGGTAGAGATATCCCAATGATAATGGTCGGAAAACCACCCTTGGATAGAAGTTTCAATCTCTTTGTCTGTAATGGTATATCCAAAGACCCCGTGCTCCAATCTTTTCTTGAGATCTTCAATGACTTGTGTAGGGGCCATAAAATCCATATCGGCTACCCACATAGGGAGGATGTCCTCTGATTTATATATTTTTTTTCCTAAATCCCACTTTACAGATCGTGTATTACTACGATCTGGCACCTGTGAAAAATTCATATGAAATTCCTCCTTTATTAGTTATTTCTATTGTACCGAAAATTCCAAGAAATCATAAATATTTGTTTCTAGAAAAAAGGGAATATGTTGTTAGGGGAGAATTGTATAGTATAAAAGGTATGCTCT belongs to Bacillaceae bacterium S4-13-56 and includes:
- a CDS encoding superoxide dismutase family protein, with translation MVRLIAPFLFGAILLAGCNTNQRSIADVELYNPSGDLLGTAKLKENPDGVEFDITVEGLEPGYHGIHVHEYPECEPPDFKSAGSHWDPDNKQHGLMHPEGAHKGDLPNIEADGAGKAKATLMLPGATLKDDRYSLYKNGGTSLVIHELQDNGVTQPAGDSGNRVACGKISLTKDEKNPPSDPTEGDKEEVE
- a CDS encoding kinase-associated lipoprotein B, whose protein sequence is MTISVGQSVKAHYNSGIYIGKVVEDRGERYLVEVLAVHKHPQQGDLHHPLESEGVLFHQRRALAFREKMNVPKNAVHSYEEEIPDFQESLRKAVDKLKEKLLKIENADFRNRALKEIGDLEKSYFK
- a CDS encoding MalY/PatB family protein → MNFSQVPDRSNTRSVKWDLGKKIYKSEDILPMWVADMDFMAPTQVIEDLKKRLEHGVFGYTITDKEIETSIQGWFSDHYHWDISTDWITYSPGVVPSLHMIVESLTNEKDRIMIQPPVYPPFFDVVEKHNRTLVENPLVLEDGRYEMDYDHIEEEFKKGVSLFILCNPHNPVGRVWTYDELNKLGQLCLQYNVFIVSDEIHADIIYRSHQHVPIASLSKDLANITISCYAPTKTFNLAGLQVSYLVTPNSEIRTKVKNFFGKFGLGMLNTMGITGMESAYLKGEKWLEELILIIEENKKIVEDMIQPYNEFVKLIQSEGTYLLWLDFRGLQMDDEELKLFLQEKAKVGFNNGKSFGVNGEGFMRMNIATTTENVKEGTRRILKALDKYVAKE